GGGAAGTTCCTGGCTTGCGCTACATTCAATGGGTCAAATCTGGTCTTCTTCCCCACAACACAGAGGAAACAAGTGGGAAGGGAGGTCCAGGGGACCTGCTGGCACCAATAAAGTAGGGTATTTGGTCACTGAGGCTGTTTCCAGGAACTTATACCACCACTGCTCATTGAGTAGGGATTTTCCTCCTGGAAACAGCGATGAGGTATAAATGAAAGTCTCAAGAAAAGAGCCTATTGGTAAGAGTTGTGTTGGAAGTAACCCAGGTGGCTCTGAAATCAAGCAGTCAGGCTGTACCATGGGGCTCATCCTCTCACTTCTCTACTTCAGGCTTTACGAATGGGCTGTAAACACTTTGGGCTTCTCTTCTGGTGATGGGGTGCTGGAGAGTTCCATGTTGTCCACCAGGACATTCTTGTCTCCAAGTCTAATGACAGTGGGCTCTGGGGCAGgagtggcaggtgggtttttgTGCATGTGGGGCAGGCTGCTCTGGCTGATGTCCAGGTCTTTGAAAGCATGAAGCATGAATACACCCAGGATGATGGTGACAAAGCCACAGAGGGTGCCCACGATGTCCACGGCCGACATCCTGTACCACTCCTTGAAGAGGATGATGGAGGAGGTCATCACTGTCGTGGTGAAGAACACGTAGTAGATGGGGAACACCAGGGAGGTATTGAAGATGTCCAGCGCCCTGTTGAGGAAGTTGACCTGAGTGCTGATCGAAAGCGCCAGCATGAGGGACAGGATGTAGGGGAGAGGGTGCCGCACAACTGGGAGCCCCTGGAAGAAGTTCTTAATGGTGATGCCCAGACCCTTGCTGGCGGACACAGAGAAGGCCCCAATCACAGAGCAGATGATGATGTAGATGAGGATGTTCCTTTGTCCATAACGTGGGGCGACGACGAAGATGAGGATGAGGCAGGACACCAGCAGAAACACAGCGAACACGATGTACCCtttgtgggggagggagagagaggacctGAGCTGGGAGGATGCCATCAGCATCTAGAGCTTACCCCCCACCATGGCAGCGGGATGTCACATTAAGAATCTGGGctctggaggacttccctggcagtctagtggttaagactctgcacctgcaatgcaaggggtgtgggtttatccctggtcgggaaactaagtctcttcagttgtgtctgactctgcgaccctgtggaccatagcccaccaggctccttggtccatgggattctccaggcaaggatactggagtgggttgctatgccctccttcaggggatcttcctgacccagagatcaaacccacatcttttgcatctccggcattggcaggcagattctttaccactagcaccacctgggaagccttttcatgctatgcatgctaagttgcttcagttgtgtctgactctttgtgaccctaccgggctcctctgtccatgggattctcaaggcaagaatactggagtgggttgctgtgccctcctccaggggatcttcccttccaagggattgaacccaggtctcttatgtctcctgcattggcaggcagattctttaccactagtgccacctgggaagctcgtcttgtggcatggccaaataaaaataagtaaaaataaaaagacaaataaatctgtgttgttaaaaaaggaaatctaGGCTCTGGAACCAAACATGGGTTCTGGTACCAGCAACACAACTTTTTAATAACTTGTACAAGTTATTCATTAAACCCCCaagatctcagtttcctcttt
This genomic window from Cervus canadensis isolate Bull #8, Minnesota chromosome 4, ASM1932006v1, whole genome shotgun sequence contains:
- the NIPAL4 gene encoding magnesium transporter NIPA4, whose translation is MELPASNSSCENGSLISLYCSSQRVLCQIVSDLQPEVPSNVTSDSWQERFRKNYSFYVGLGLAILSSFLVGSSVILKKKGLQRLVASGATRAVDGGYGYLKDSMWWAGFLTMAAGEVANFGAYAFAPATVVTPLGALSILISAIFSSYFLGESLNLLGKLGCVICVAGSTVMVIHAPEEEKISTIMEMAAKMKDTGYIVFAVFLLVSCLILIFVVAPRYGQRNILIYIIICSVIGAFSVSASKGLGITIKNFFQGLPVVRHPLPYILSLMLALSISTQVNFLNRALDIFNTSLVFPIYYVFFTTTVMTSSIILFKEWYRMSAVDIVGTLCGFVTIILGVFMLHAFKDLDISQSSLPHMHKNPPATPAPEPTVIRLGDKNVLVDNMELSSTPSPEEKPKVFTAHS